A single genomic interval of Xyrauchen texanus isolate HMW12.3.18 chromosome 40, RBS_HiC_50CHRs, whole genome shotgun sequence harbors:
- the mrpl38 gene encoding 39S ribosomal protein L38, mitochondrial, producing the protein MALRRVACVLLRSAVDLGLKNNARALRSSAVLGHWSPPLGPMPNEDIDWTQLDSLEKYRSYTRYVRAAEEADRKEVWWKTYRKYREEEKMEAAEPVNIGLPYQQPSRKTQVRERRKVMKENKKNPELERNARLRNFCVPLDRVKAQWEKTNGPHHIHRLAEHYGIYKDLFPMAYFVPRVMLRVTYGDDSNATVHYGNHLTPSQAAQAPQISFDAEENSLWTLLLTSPDEHLQDGEQEYLHWLVGNIPGSTLKSGEDVCHYISPFPAKGTGFHRYIYILFKQDGPVDFSSDRRPSSCYCLKQRTFQTIDFYRKHQNVITPAGIAFFQSQWDESVTNIFHERLNMREPVFEYVRPPVYHPPQKKYPHGQPLRYLDRYRDGTEHTYGIY; encoded by the exons ATGGCGCTGCGCAGGGTGGCGTGTGTTCTGCTGCGATCAGCGGTGGATCTCGGGCTGAAGAATAATGCAAGAGCGCTGCGGTCCTCAG CTGTTCTGGGTCACTGGTCCCCTCCTCTGGGTCCGATGCCCAATGAAGACATTGACTGGACACAGCTGGACTCGCTAGAGAAATATCGCAGTTACACTCGCTATGTGAGAGCGGCGGAGGAGGCCGACAGGAAAGAGGTGTGGTGGAAGACCTACAGGAAGTACAGAGAAGAGGAGAAAATGGAAG CTGCTGAGCCGGTCAACATCGGGCTCCCTTACCAGCAGCCCTCCAGGAAGACACAAGTGAGGGAGAGGAGGAAAGTGATGAAGGAGAACAAGAAGAACCCTGAGCTGGAGAGAAATGCTCGACTGCGCAACT TTTGCGTTCCCCTGGACAGAGTTAAGGCGCAATGGGAGAAGACAAATGGGCCGCACCACATCCACAGACTGGCAGAACACTATGGAATCTATAAGGACCTCTTTCCCATGGCGTATTTTGTGCCGCGTGTCATGCTGCGAGTGACTTACGGAGACGACAGCAATGCAACAGTGCATTATGGGAATCACTTAACGCCAAGTCAG GCTGCACAAGCACCTCAGATAAGTTTTGATGCAGAAGAGAATTCTCTTTGGACGCTGTTGCTAACCAGCCCAG ATGAACATCTCCAGGATGGTGAGCAGGAGTATCTGCACTGGCTGGT GGGGAATATCCCTGGAAGTACATTGAAATCAGGAGAGGATGTCTGTCATTACATCAGCCCCTTCCCTGCCAAAGGAACCGGTTTTCACAGATATATCTACATCCTGTTTAAACAAGATGGCCCGGTGGATTTCAGCAGTGATCGTCGACCCTCCTCGTG CTACTGTCTGAAGCAGCGGACTTTCCAAACTATAGACTTCTACAGGAAACACCAGAATGTGATCACTCCTGCTGGTATTGCGTTCTTTCAAAGCCAATGGGATGAATCTGTCACTAACATCTTTCATGAGCGATTAA ATATGAGAGAGCCGGTGTTTGAGTACGTTAGGCCACCAGTGTATCACCCACCTCAGAAGAAATATCCACATGGACAGCCGCTCCGATACCTGGACCGCTACAGAGATGGAACAGAGCACACCTATGGAATTTATTAA
- the trim65 gene encoding tripartite motif-containing protein 65, protein MMEDHMQCTICLDPFEFPVTIPCGHTFCKKCISKFWEGKEKDVDCPVCKEPFPTRPQLNRNVSMSVLTEAAAVNSPTKRDVCAGAAVHMEPEEFCGRHQKPLVIYCRNDRMCVCYECSVNECKGHDQILVEEERKNQEAGLRKKCMEINKHQEATERSLLELRENMAQAQVSLQQMSNWVNGKFSQLIKVLAEKQEVTHHFLEKQQEVTVLQAEESLAVLQERAVKLAALQEEISSMCSLPHCQLIKDSRFIDVPQISEVAVDVNISVLEKLNPITDVLTRVSKMVCEDLERAVQVIGGQDKESSPQDKRPVLAVVPSPATPSYPAEREGLTAHHCSLTFDPRTANAHLLLSQSNRRAEHLTSGPRLVPADESRFDHAWQVLCFQSFTHGQHYWELEVSKPWAYVGVTYPNIPRKEKGKRCMVGMNELSWSLQLDERQLSAWHAGCREPIAGQLQLNAQPLRIGMLLDYEAGTLTYYGEGQVRLHAFHCAFSQALLPACWIGEGVSITLCEPRD, encoded by the exons ATGATGGAGGATCACATGCAGTGCACAATCTGCTTGGATCCGTTTGAATTCCCAGTGACGATACCATGTGGGCACACTTTCTGCAAGAAATGTATCTCCAAGTTCTGGGAGGGCAAAGAAAAAGACGTTGACTGCCCTGTTTGTAAAGAACCCTTTCCCACGAGGCCTCAGCTCAATCGTAATGTTTCTATGTCAGTTTTAACGGAGGCGGCTGCCGTAAACAGCCCAACGAAGAGAGATGTGTGCGCAGGAGCTGCGGTCCACATGGAGCCAGAGGAGTTCTGTGGGCGTCACCAGAAACCGCTGGTCATTTACTGCAGGAACGACCGCATGTGTGTCTGCTATGAGTGTTCTGTGAACGAGTGTAAGGGACACGATCAGATTTTGGTGGAAGAGGAACGAAAGAATCAAGAG GCAGGACTGAGGAAAAAGTGTATGGAAATTAACAAACACCAGGAAGCGACAGAGAGAAGCCTATTAGAGCTTAGAGAAAATATGGCCCAAGCCCAG GTATCACTCCAGCAGATGTCTAACTGGGTGAACGGCAAGTTCTCCCAGCTGATAAAGGTGCTTgcagagaaacaggaagtgacgCATCACTTTCTGGAGAAGCAGCAGGAAGTGACAGTGTTGCAGGCAGAGGAGAGTTTGGCAGTGCTGCAGGAGAGAGCAGTGAAGCTTGCAGCCCTTCAGGAGGAGATCAGCAGCATGTGTTCACTCCCTCATTGCCAGCTCATCAAG gactcCAGGTTCATAGACGTCCCTCAGATCAGTGAAGTTGCTGTGGATGTAAACATAAGTGTTCTGGAGAAGCTGAACCCCATCACTGATGTTCTGACTCGCGTCTCTAAAATGGTGTGTGAAGACCTGGAGAGAGCTGTACAGGTGATCGGAGGACAAGACAAAGAGA GCTCTCCTCAGGATAAGAGGCCCGTTCTGGCTGTTGTTCCCAGCCCTGCAACGCCATCCTATCCAGCAGAGAGGGAGGGGCTGACTGCAC ACCACTGCAGTCTGACCTTTGACCCTCGCACCGCAAACGCTCACTTGCTCCTTTCCCAGAGCAACAGAAGAGCGGAGCATCTCACCTCTGGGCCCCGCCTTGTCCCTGCCGACGAGTCCCGCTTCGACCACGCTTGGCAGGTATTGTGTTTCCAAAGCTTCACTCACGGCCAGCATTACTGGGAGCTGGAGGTCTCCAAACCATGGGCGTACGTGGGTGTGACGTACCCGAACATCCCGCGCAAAGAGAAAGGCAAACGCTGCATGGTGGGCATGAATGAGCTTTCGTGGAGCCTGCAGCTCGACGAACGGCAGCTGAGTGCATGGCATGCTGGCTGCAGGGAGCCCATCGCAGGCCAGCTGCAGTTGAATGCACAGCCGCTTCGCATCGGAATGCTTCTGGATTACGAGGCCGGAACGTTAACCTACTACGGCGAGGGACAGGTTCGGCTGCATGCCTTCCACTGCGCTTTTTCACAAGCACTGTTACCGGCTTGCTGGATTGGGGAAGGCGTCAGTATTACACTCTGCGAACCAAGAGACTGA